One genomic segment of Fusobacterium nucleatum includes these proteins:
- the nusA gene encoding transcription termination factor NusA, whose translation MKAKDSKNFLEALDELEREKGISKESVLEAIELALLAAYKKNYGEDENVEVVVDRENGDIKVFASKIIVNADDLLEPNKEISLEDAKKIKKRVKVGDTLKFEVNCEDFRRNAVQNGKQIVIQKVREAEREHIFNKFKEREDSIVTGIIRRIDNRKNIFIEIDGIELILPPAEQSVSDVYRVGERIKVYILSVEKTNKFPKILISRKNEGLLKRLFEIEIPEITSGIIEIKSVAREAGSRAKVAVYSEVPNIDTVGACIGQRGARIKNIVDELNGERIDIVEWKPVVEEFVSAVLSPAVVANVSILEDGTARVLVEPSQLSLAIGKNGQNARLAARLTGMRVDIKVIDSEALKEEEDE comes from the coding sequence ATGAAAGCTAAGGATTCTAAAAATTTCTTAGAAGCATTAGATGAGCTTGAAAGAGAAAAAGGAATTAGCAAAGAGAGTGTATTAGAAGCCATAGAGTTAGCACTTTTAGCGGCATATAAAAAGAACTATGGTGAAGATGAAAATGTTGAAGTTGTAGTAGATAGAGAAAATGGAGACATAAAAGTTTTTGCAAGTAAAATTATTGTAAATGCTGATGATCTTTTAGAGCCAAATAAAGAAATCTCTCTTGAAGATGCAAAAAAAATAAAGAAAAGGGTAAAAGTTGGAGATACTTTAAAATTTGAAGTAAATTGTGAAGATTTTAGAAGAAATGCAGTTCAAAATGGTAAACAAATAGTTATCCAAAAAGTTAGAGAAGCTGAAAGAGAACACATCTTTAATAAATTTAAAGAAAGAGAAGACAGTATAGTAACTGGTATAATTAGAAGAATTGATAATAGGAAAAATATTTTTATTGAAATAGATGGAATAGAGTTAATACTTCCACCAGCTGAACAATCAGTTTCTGATGTATATAGAGTCGGCGAAAGAATAAAAGTATATATTTTAAGTGTTGAGAAAACAAATAAATTTCCAAAAATATTGATTTCAAGAAAAAATGAAGGACTTTTAAAGAGGTTATTTGAAATAGAAATTCCAGAAATAACATCAGGAATAATTGAAATCAAATCAGTTGCAAGGGAAGCAGGTTCAAGAGCGAAGGTTGCAGTGTACTCAGAAGTACCTAACATTGATACTGTTGGGGCTTGTATAGGGCAAAGAGGAGCAAGAATTAAAAATATTGTTGATGAATTAAATGGAGAAAGAATAGATATAGTTGAATGGAAACCAGTTGTAGAAGAGTTTGTTTCAGCAGTTCTTAGTCCGGCAGTTGTAGCAAATGTAAGTATTTTAGAAGATGGAACAGCAAGAGTATTAGTTGAGCCATCACAACTATCATTGGCAATAGGAAAAAATGGTCAAAATGCAAGACTTGCAGCTAGATTGACAGGAATGAGAGTAGATATTAAAGTTATTGATAGTGAAGCTTTAAAAGAGGAAGAAGATGAGTAA
- a CDS encoding ribosome maturation factor RimP, with amino-acid sequence MEENNQIVEKITRIVNPFIEEMNLSLVDVEYVQDGGYWYVRIFIENLNGDLNIEDCSKLSSKIEDKVEELIEHKFFLEVSSPGLERPLKKLEDYTRFIGEKITLHLKHKLDDKKQFKAIIKEVNGDNIIFLIDKKELEIKFNEIRKANILFEFNDF; translated from the coding sequence ATGGAAGAGAATAATCAAATTGTAGAAAAAATTACAAGAATTGTTAATCCTTTTATAGAAGAAATGAACCTCTCTCTTGTAGATGTAGAGTATGTACAAGATGGAGGTTATTGGTATGTTAGAATTTTTATTGAAAATTTAAATGGAGATCTAAATATAGAGGATTGTAGCAAATTAAGTTCTAAAATAGAGGATAAAGTAGAAGAATTAATAGAGCATAAATTCTTCCTTGAAGTTTCTTCACCTGGACTTGAAAGACCATTAAAGAAATTAGAAGACTATACTAGATTTATAGGTGAAAAAATAACTTTGCACTTAAAACATAAGTTAGATGATAAAAAACAATTTAAGGCAATAATAAAAGAAGTGAATGGAGACAATATAATATTTTTAATAGATAAAAAAGAATTAGAAATAAAATTTAATGAAATAAGAAAGGCTAATATTTTATTTGAATTTAATGATTTTTAA
- the trxA gene encoding thioredoxin yields the protein MAIVKGTKENFEAEVLKASGVVVVDFGANWCGPCKSLVPILDEIVEEDPSKKIVKVDIDEQEELAAQYKIMSVPTLLVFKNGEIVDKSIGLIQKQEVKLLFTK from the coding sequence ATGGCAATTGTAAAAGGAACAAAAGAAAATTTTGAAGCAGAAGTATTAAAAGCAAGTGGAGTAGTAGTAGTAGATTTTGGAGCAAATTGGTGTGGACCTTGTAAAAGTTTAGTACCCATATTAGATGAAATTGTTGAAGAAGATCCAAGTAAAAAAATAGTGAAAGTAGATATAGATGAACAAGAAGAATTAGCAGCACAATATAAGATTATGAGTGTGCCTACTTTATTAGTTTTTAAGAATGGTGAAATTGTTGATAAATCAATAGGGTTAATTCAAAAACAAGAAGTGAAGTTACTATTTACAAAATAA
- a CDS encoding 1-propanol dehydrogenase PduQ yields the protein MKEFRLQPKILFGEDSLDYLKTLKYKKVMIVTDEVMTQLKLTDFVINVLSSITEINIFDKVEPNPSVATIENGLKDFIGFDPECVIALGGGSSIDACKGILYFAYKLYKKLNINKKKIFFIAIPTTSGTGSEVTSYSVVTNGEHKIALADDLMLPDVALLSTKFLGALPAKVVADTGMDVLTHALEAYVSTNANPFSSSLAIKSIKLIFENLVTHYNDRKIEGSKRNVQFASCMAGIAFDNSSLGINHSIAHTVGARFHIAHGRANAIIMPYVIEVNTEANKKYYEVSRELGLPADTIEEGKFSLLSFVRILKEKLGIEKCLKDYGVDFEAFKREIPGILSDIKKDICTIYNPNKLSDEEYIRLLLKIYFGE from the coding sequence ATGAAAGAATTTAGACTACAACCTAAAATATTATTTGGAGAAGATTCCTTAGATTATTTGAAAACATTAAAATATAAGAAAGTTATGATAGTGACTGATGAAGTTATGACACAATTAAAATTAACGGATTTTGTTATAAATGTTTTATCTTCAATAACTGAAATAAATATTTTTGACAAAGTTGAACCTAATCCCAGTGTAGCAACAATAGAAAATGGATTAAAAGATTTTATTGGTTTTGACCCAGAATGTGTTATTGCATTAGGAGGAGGTTCTTCAATAGATGCTTGTAAAGGAATTTTATATTTTGCTTATAAATTATATAAAAAATTGAATATAAATAAGAAAAAAATATTTTTTATAGCAATTCCAACAACAAGTGGGACAGGCTCAGAAGTAACTTCTTACAGTGTTGTAACTAATGGAGAACATAAAATAGCCTTAGCAGATGACTTAATGTTACCAGATGTAGCATTATTGAGTACAAAATTTCTAGGTGCTTTACCAGCAAAAGTTGTTGCAGATACAGGAATGGATGTTTTAACTCATGCACTTGAAGCTTATGTTTCAACAAATGCTAATCCATTTTCAAGTTCACTTGCAATAAAGTCAATTAAGTTGATTTTTGAAAATTTAGTAACACACTATAATGATAGAAAAATTGAAGGGTCAAAAAGAAATGTTCAGTTTGCTTCTTGTATGGCAGGGATAGCTTTTGATAATTCTTCACTTGGAATTAACCACAGCATTGCACATACTGTTGGAGCAAGGTTTCATATAGCACATGGAAGAGCAAATGCTATTATTATGCCTTATGTAATTGAAGTTAATACTGAGGCAAATAAGAAATATTATGAAGTTTCAAGAGAACTAGGTTTACCAGCTGATACTATTGAAGAAGGAAAGTTTTCACTTTTAAGCTTTGTAAGAATTCTAAAAGAAAAATTAGGTATTGAAAAATGCTTAAAAGACTATGGAGTAGATTTTGAAGCTTTTAAAAGAGAAATTCCAGGTATATTATCAGATATAAAGAAAGATATATGTACTATATATAATCCAAATAAATTAAGTGATGAGGAGTATATCAGATTACTTTTAAAAATTTATTTTGGTGAATAA
- a CDS encoding haloacid dehalogenase-like hydrolase — translation MSIESSCARLDEGRWNPKNREVLEKLIEKYRNTNSYAVFDWDNTSIQGDTQLNLFIYQIENLVYKLNPQKFNEVIRKNVPTNDFEERYKNLDGEVLNVTKLANDIYKDYTFLYENYISDKKLSSEEIRDTEEFKDFRAKMHYLHNALPGNFSAELACLWEFYLLSGMTKDEVKNLAKEATDTKLGETIGDVIVESSRVLTGEAGIVRGIYDNGLRIRPEMANLYHELKRNGINVYIISASMQELIEVFATDKSYGYNLDIENVYAMKLKSTADNILLDEYNYDIPFTQREGKSETINKFIRPKYNGRGPILVAGDAIGDESMLTKFEDTEVLLIMKREGKLDDVAKDSRALIQKRNAQTGLLDPKN, via the coding sequence ATGTCTATTGAAAGTTCTTGTGCAAGACTAGATGAAGGAAGATGGAACCCTAAAAATAGAGAAGTATTAGAAAAATTGATAGAGAAGTATAGAAATACAAATAGCTATGCAGTATTTGATTGGGATAATACCTCTATTCAAGGAGATACTCAATTAAATTTATTTATATATCAAATTGAAAACTTAGTATATAAATTAAATCCACAAAAATTTAATGAAGTTATTAGAAAAAATGTTCCTACAAATGATTTTGAAGAAAGATATAAAAATTTAGATGGAGAAGTATTAAATGTTACAAAGTTAGCAAATGATATTTATAAAGATTATACTTTTCTTTATGAAAACTATATTTCAGATAAAAAACTTTCTTCAGAAGAAATTAGAGATACAGAAGAATTTAAAGATTTTAGAGCAAAAATGCACTATTTGCATAATGCTTTGCCTGGTAATTTTTCAGCTGAACTTGCTTGTCTATGGGAGTTTTACTTGTTGAGTGGTATGACAAAAGATGAAGTAAAAAACCTAGCAAAAGAAGCAACTGATACTAAACTTGGAGAAACAATAGGAGATGTTATTGTAGAATCAAGTAGAGTTTTAACAGGTGAAGCAGGAATAGTTAGAGGAATTTATGATAATGGACTAAGAATAAGACCAGAAATGGCTAATCTATATCATGAACTTAAAAGAAATGGTATAAATGTTTATATAATATCTGCTTCGATGCAAGAGCTAATAGAGGTTTTTGCAACAGATAAATCTTATGGATATAATTTAGACATAGAAAATGTATATGCAATGAAATTAAAATCAACAGCAGATAATATACTATTAGATGAGTATAACTATGATATTCCTTTTACTCAAAGAGAGGGGAAGTCTGAAACTATAAATAAGTTTATAAGACCTAAATACAATGGTAGAGGACCTATACTTGTTGCAGGAGATGCTATTGGTGATGAGAGTATGTTAACAAAATTTGAAGACACAGAAGTATTATTGATAATGAAAAGAGAAGGAAAACTAGATGATGTAGCAAAAGATAGTAGAGCATTAATCCAAAAAAGAAATGCCCAAACAGGTTTGTTAGATCCAAAGAATTAG
- a CDS encoding cupin domain-containing protein: protein MDKELLEELIRKVIKEELGKAKQAESEYKQMDKSGVGVVKLNQMRKRVKMDTGNPKDQVTTTDLFTLQESPRLGAGLMEMKETTFPWTLTYDELDYIIEGRLEILIDGRKVVGEAGDVILIPKNSKIEFSVPNYAKFLYFVYPANWSEL, encoded by the coding sequence ATGGATAAGGAATTACTAGAAGAATTAATAAGAAAAGTAATAAAAGAAGAATTAGGAAAAGCTAAACAAGCAGAATCAGAATATAAGCAAATGGACAAAAGTGGTGTTGGAGTAGTTAAATTAAACCAAATGAGAAAAAGAGTGAAAATGGATACAGGAAATCCAAAAGATCAAGTTACAACAACTGATTTATTCACTTTACAAGAAAGTCCTAGATTAGGAGCAGGTTTAATGGAAATGAAAGAAACTACATTTCCTTGGACATTGACTTATGATGAGTTAGACTATATAATCGAAGGAAGACTAGAAATTCTGATAGATGGAAGAAAGGTAGTTGGAGAAGCAGGAGATGTTATCTTGATACCTAAAAACTCTAAAATAGAATTTAGCGTGCCTAACTATGCAAAATTCTTGTATTTTGTATATCCAGCAAACTGGTCTGAACTATAA
- the eutH gene encoding ethanolamine utilization protein EutH, which yields MGINEIIIYIMVFFMAIGALDKCIGNKFGYGQKFEEGIMAMGALALSMVGIVSLAPVLANILRPVVGPVYAALGADPAMFATTLLANDMGGYPLAMSLAQDPMVGKFAGLILGSMMGATVVFTIPVALGIIEKEDRPYLAKGVLAGMVAIPFGCFVGGLVAGFPVMIILRNLIPIIIFAVLIIIGLWFIPEKMTAGFTYFGTGVVVVITIGLAAAIIENLTGFVLIPGMAPIGEGMGIIWSIAIVLAGAFPLVHFITKVFKKPLEKIGEKLGMNEIGAAGLVASLANNIPMFGMMKDMDPNGKVMNVAFAVCAAFVFGDHLGFTGGVDKAMIAPMIAGKLAGGILAIIIAKILFTTKKAK from the coding sequence ATGGGAATAAATGAGATTATTATTTATATAATGGTATTTTTTATGGCTATTGGTGCCTTAGATAAATGCATAGGAAATAAATTTGGTTATGGTCAAAAATTTGAAGAAGGAATTATGGCTATGGGAGCATTGGCTTTATCTATGGTCGGAATAGTTTCTCTTGCACCAGTTTTAGCAAATATTTTAAGACCAGTAGTTGGACCTGTATATGCAGCATTAGGAGCAGACCCTGCAATGTTTGCCACTACATTACTAGCAAATGATATGGGAGGATATCCTCTTGCAATGAGCCTTGCACAAGACCCAATGGTTGGGAAATTTGCAGGATTGATATTAGGTTCAATGATGGGAGCAACAGTAGTTTTCACAATACCAGTTGCCTTAGGAATTATAGAAAAAGAAGATAGACCATATTTAGCAAAAGGAGTTCTTGCTGGTATGGTTGCAATACCTTTTGGTTGTTTTGTGGGAGGACTTGTTGCAGGTTTTCCAGTTATGATTATTTTAAGAAACTTAATACCAATTATAATATTTGCAGTATTAATTATAATAGGACTATGGTTTATACCTGAAAAAATGACAGCAGGATTTACTTATTTTGGAACAGGAGTTGTAGTAGTTATTACAATAGGTTTAGCAGCAGCAATAATTGAAAATCTAACAGGATTTGTTCTTATTCCTGGAATGGCACCTATTGGAGAAGGTATGGGAATAATTTGGTCGATAGCTATTGTACTAGCAGGAGCATTTCCATTAGTACATTTCATAACAAAAGTATTTAAAAAACCTTTAGAAAAAATTGGAGAAAAATTAGGAATGAATGAAATAGGAGCAGCAGGACTTGTCGCATCACTTGCTAATAACATTCCAATGTTTGGTATGATGAAAGATATGGACCCTAATGGAAAAGTAATGAATGTGGCTTTTGCTGTATGTGCTGCTTTTGTATTTGGTGACCATTTAGGATTTACAGGTGGAGTAGACAAAGCTATGATAGCACCAATGATAGCTGGAAAACTAGCAGGAGGAATTTTAGCAATAATAATAGCTAAGATATTATTTACTACTAAAAAAGCAAAATAA
- a CDS encoding EutN/CcmL family microcompartment protein — protein sequence MLIGEVIGNVWATKKYDGLDGLKFLIVKTEDNKRMVAFDSVGAGIGEKVIISTGSSARNALNMRDVPVDAAIIGIIDGMDEE from the coding sequence ATGCTTATAGGTGAAGTTATTGGGAATGTTTGGGCAACAAAGAAATATGATGGCTTAGATGGATTAAAATTTTTAATTGTAAAAACTGAGGACAATAAAAGAATGGTAGCCTTTGATTCAGTGGGAGCAGGAATAGGAGAAAAAGTAATAATTTCTACTGGAAGCTCAGCAAGAAATGCACTTAATATGAGAGATGTACCTGTTGATGCTGCTATCATTGGCATAATAGATGGAATGGATGAAGAATAA
- a CDS encoding TIGR02536 family ethanolamine utilization protein — protein sequence MMNNFDENYIIELVKKELSRYLTDQGIEIKKEVCFLGDDHEIKEQLSPKFNFSESAKTLIVSQLSLKNLYNISNAVYENEYEEKIIKFLLENKEIVIIKEGIEYSKYENIPLAVQKKYEEYLEKIKSYGIKVENKDFYINSLTQKEEIYGKKLLDLNRLKELEAKGMRRIIVENSIVTSSAEEYAKEKNIEIIKRR from the coding sequence ATGATGAACAACTTTGATGAAAACTATATAATTGAATTAGTAAAAAAAGAATTAAGTAGGTATTTAACAGACCAAGGAATAGAAATCAAAAAAGAAGTATGTTTCCTTGGAGATGATCATGAAATAAAAGAACAGCTAAGTCCAAAATTTAATTTTTCAGAAAGTGCGAAAACACTTATTGTTTCACAATTAAGTTTAAAAAATTTATATAATATCTCTAATGCAGTATATGAAAATGAGTATGAAGAAAAAATTATAAAATTTCTTTTAGAAAATAAAGAGATAGTAATTATAAAAGAAGGAATAGAATACTCAAAATATGAAAATATTCCTCTTGCAGTTCAAAAGAAATATGAAGAATATTTAGAAAAAATAAAAAGTTATGGAATAAAAGTTGAAAACAAAGATTTCTACATAAATTCTTTAACACAAAAAGAAGAAATATATGGTAAAAAATTATTGGACTTAAATAGATTGAAAGAATTGGAAGCTAAGGGTATGAGAAGAATAATAGTTGAAAATTCAATAGTTACAAGTTCAGCAGAGGAATATGCAAAAGAAAAGAATATTGAAATTATAAAGAGGAGATAA
- a CDS encoding ethanolamine utilization protein has protein sequence MVLSEDILKIKYRKEPFDVFEIEKGTLLTPSAKQFLNEKGIELLIKEEKPLVSTKNEEDNVEAEEKIFYEKPKYVGKNDEYYFEKPEYMTVVDGNILIFKNSKLIALRGKIETFLAEVLLTGKEIELTSNNDKLIRDIETIIKFIQNIMVAEKLDKILENQTFFDSKSIKDIKEIIENPKEYFKKGHLLEISLSSDLTIHKLNRLRFLARELEIQAIDYFVEDYKVSRKDLLEAFNILSDVIYVIILKVDNGEYR, from the coding sequence ATGGTTCTATCAGAAGATATTTTAAAAATTAAATATAGAAAAGAACCTTTTGATGTTTTTGAAATTGAAAAGGGAACTCTTTTAACACCATCAGCTAAGCAATTTTTAAATGAAAAAGGAATAGAATTACTAATAAAAGAGGAAAAACCTCTTGTTTCAACTAAAAATGAAGAAGATAATGTTGAAGCAGAAGAAAAAATCTTTTATGAAAAACCTAAATATGTTGGAAAAAATGATGAATACTATTTTGAAAAACCAGAATATATGACAGTGGTTGATGGAAATATTCTAATCTTTAAGAATAGCAAACTTATTGCTTTAAGAGGAAAAATAGAGACATTTTTAGCAGAAGTACTGTTGACTGGAAAAGAAATAGAACTAACTTCCAATAATGACAAACTTATAAGAGATATTGAAACCATTATAAAATTTATACAAAATATAATGGTTGCTGAAAAATTAGATAAGATTTTGGAAAATCAAACTTTCTTTGATTCAAAATCTATAAAAGATATTAAAGAGATAATAGAAAATCCTAAAGAATATTTTAAAAAGGGACATCTATTAGAAATATCATTAAGTAGTGACTTAACTATTCATAAATTAAATAGGCTTAGATTTTTAGCAAGAGAGTTAGAAATTCAAGCTATTGATTATTTTGTTGAAGATTATAAGGTTAGTAGAAAAGATTTATTAGAGGCATTCAATATTTTAAGTGATGTTATCTATGTAATCATTCTAAAAGTTGATAATGGAGAATATAGATGA
- a CDS encoding acetaldehyde dehydrogenase (acetylating) has translation MDRDLLSIQQVRDLVKSAKIAQKLYSTFTQEQIDRVVYAIVQEMKNHYVDLAKKANEETGFGKWEDKVIKNKFANEFVYDYIKNMKTVGILNETDTVTEVGVPMGIVAALTPSTNPTSTAIYKTLISLKAGNAVIVSPHPNAKSCVIDTVKLMQKAAVAAGAPEGLIGVIEIPTIEGTNELMKSKDTSIILATGGEAMVRAAYSSGRPAIGVGPGNGPAYIEKTANVKEAVRKIIESKTFDNGVICASEQSVIVEPCNKEAVMDEFRRQGGFFLSKEESEKLGKFILRPNGTMNPQIVGKDAQTLAKLAGLNIPSNVKVLLSEQNTVSKTNPYSREKLTTILAFYVEENAEKACERAIELLENEGEGHTLIIHSENKDIIREFALRKPVSRMLVNVGGSLGGVGATTNLAPAFTLGCGAVGGSSTSDNITPMNLINIRRVATGVRELSDFKKDTNTNSNSNVTNSEVEDMIRRIIAEYRK, from the coding sequence ATGGATAGAGATTTATTATCAATCCAACAAGTAAGAGATTTAGTAAAGTCTGCTAAGATAGCACAAAAGCTTTATTCAACTTTTACACAAGAACAAATAGACAGAGTGGTTTATGCAATAGTTCAAGAAATGAAAAATCACTATGTAGACCTAGCAAAAAAAGCCAATGAAGAAACAGGATTTGGTAAATGGGAAGATAAAGTAATAAAAAATAAATTTGCAAATGAATTTGTTTATGATTATATAAAAAATATGAAAACTGTTGGTATCTTAAATGAAACAGATACTGTAACAGAAGTGGGAGTGCCTATGGGAATTGTAGCAGCATTAACACCATCTACAAACCCAACTTCAACAGCAATTTACAAGACTTTAATTTCATTAAAAGCTGGAAATGCTGTTATAGTAAGTCCTCACCCAAATGCAAAAAGCTGTGTTATAGATACAGTTAAATTAATGCAAAAAGCAGCGGTTGCAGCAGGAGCACCAGAAGGATTAATAGGTGTTATTGAAATACCTACAATAGAAGGAACAAATGAATTAATGAAATCTAAAGATACTTCAATAATTCTTGCAACTGGTGGAGAAGCAATGGTAAGAGCAGCATACAGTTCTGGTAGACCAGCTATTGGAGTTGGACCAGGAAATGGACCTGCTTATATAGAAAAAACTGCAAATGTTAAGGAAGCAGTAAGAAAAATAATTGAAAGTAAAACTTTTGATAATGGTGTAATTTGTGCTTCAGAACAATCAGTAATTGTTGAACCTTGCAATAAAGAAGCAGTAATGGATGAATTTAGAAGACAAGGAGGGTTCTTCTTATCAAAAGAAGAAAGTGAAAAACTTGGCAAATTTATTTTAAGACCAAATGGAACTATGAATCCTCAAATAGTTGGTAAAGATGCACAAACTTTAGCTAAATTAGCAGGTTTAAATATACCATCAAATGTAAAAGTATTATTATCAGAACAAAATACAGTTTCTAAAACTAATCCATATTCAAGAGAAAAATTAACAACTATCCTAGCTTTCTATGTTGAAGAAAACGCAGAAAAAGCTTGTGAAAGAGCAATAGAATTACTTGAAAACGAAGGAGAAGGGCATACTCTTATAATTCACTCTGAAAATAAAGACATTATAAGAGAGTTCGCTTTAAGAAAACCTGTATCAAGAATGTTAGTAAATGTAGGAGGTTCACTTGGAGGAGTTGGAGCAACAACTAATCTAGCACCAGCATTTACATTAGGTTGTGGAGCAGTTGGAGGAAGTTCAACTTCTGATAACATCACTCCAATGAATTTAATAAATATTAGAAGAGTAGCAACTGGAGTTAGAGAATTATCAGACTTCAAAAAAGATACAAATACAAATTCTAACTCTAATGTAACAAATTCTGAAGTAGAAGATATGATTAGAAGAATTATAGCAGAATACAGAAAATAA
- the eutM gene encoding ethanolamine utilization microcompartment protein EutM: protein MSTLNALGMIETKGLVAAVEAADAMVKAANVTLVGKELVGGGLVTVMVRGDVGAVKAATDAGAAAADRVGELISVHVIPRPHSEVELILPKSNN from the coding sequence ATGTCAACATTAAACGCATTAGGAATGATAGAAACTAAAGGATTAGTAGCAGCAGTAGAAGCAGCAGATGCTATGGTAAAAGCAGCAAATGTAACACTTGTAGGTAAAGAACTTGTAGGTGGAGGATTAGTGACTGTTATGGTAAGAGGAGATGTTGGAGCAGTTAAAGCTGCAACAGATGCAGGAGCAGCTGCAGCTGATAGGGTTGGAGAATTAATATCTGTACATGTAATACCAAGACCTCACTCAGAAGTGGAATTAATATTACCAAAAAGCAACAACTAA
- a CDS encoding BMC domain-containing protein encodes MKALGLIETKGMVGAIVAADIALKTAQVELINKECVKGGLVCIEFEGDVAAVKASVEAAVTAIKDMGIYVGSHVIPRPDDSVEKIIKRKNETSKEEVIEEKVEKIKKETKDIEEEIEEINEILKVSKNKKQKNKK; translated from the coding sequence ATGAAAGCACTTGGACTAATAGAAACAAAGGGAATGGTTGGTGCTATTGTAGCAGCTGATATAGCTTTAAAAACTGCACAAGTCGAACTTATAAATAAAGAATGTGTAAAAGGTGGACTTGTATGTATTGAATTCGAAGGAGATGTAGCAGCTGTTAAAGCTTCAGTAGAGGCAGCAGTAACAGCTATAAAAGATATGGGTATCTATGTAGGTAGCCATGTAATACCAAGACCTGATGATTCTGTCGAAAAGATTATTAAAAGAAAAAATGAAACTTCTAAGGAAGAAGTTATTGAAGAAAAAGTAGAAAAAATCAAAAAAGAAACTAAGGATATAGAAGAAGAAATTGAAGAGATCAATGAAATCTTAAAAGTTAGTAAAAATAAAAAACAAAAAAATAAAAAATAA
- the eutL gene encoding ethanolamine utilization microcompartment protein EutL produces the protein MINDPLRASVLSVKLIPNVDAKMAEELNLPNGYRSIGIITADSDDVTYTALDEATKMAEVVIVYAKSFYGGAANANTKLAGEVIGIMAGPNPAEVKSGLNAAIDFIENGGCFYSANEDDTIPYYAHCVSRTGSYLSKTAGVEEGAALAYLIAPPLEAMYALDAALKAADVTLAAFFGPPSETNFGGGLLTGSQSACKSACDAFAEAVKFVAQNPKKI, from the coding sequence ATGATAAATGATCCTTTAAGAGCCAGTGTATTATCTGTAAAGTTAATACCAAATGTAGATGCTAAAATGGCAGAAGAATTAAATCTTCCAAATGGTTATAGAAGTATTGGAATTATTACTGCTGACAGTGATGATGTAACTTATACAGCATTAGATGAAGCAACAAAAATGGCAGAAGTAGTAATTGTGTATGCTAAATCATTCTATGGAGGAGCAGCTAATGCTAATACAAAATTAGCAGGAGAAGTAATAGGGATAATGGCAGGACCAAATCCAGCAGAAGTAAAAAGTGGATTAAATGCGGCAATAGACTTTATTGAAAATGGTGGATGTTTTTACAGTGCTAATGAAGATGATACAATTCCTTACTATGCACACTGTGTATCAAGAACAGGAAGCTATTTATCTAAGACAGCAGGTGTAGAAGAAGGGGCAGCATTAGCTTATCTAATAGCACCACCTTTGGAAGCAATGTATGCACTGGACGCTGCATTAAAAGCAGCTGATGTAACACTTGCAGCTTTCTTTGGACCACCTTCTGAAACAAACTTTGGAGGAGGATTATTAACAGGAAGTCAATCAGCTTGTAAGTCTGCTTGTGATGCTTTTGCAGAAGCAGTTAAGTTTGTGGCACAAAATCCTAAAAAAATCTAA